The Cyclobacterium amurskyense genome contains the following window.
GTTACCATCACTCCAGGAGGCAGGAGTAGTAATGAATTTAGCTTTCCTTTGGAATAATTATACCATGCAAAATCTATTGAATCAGCTACACTTGAAATAAGCAATAGTCCTAATGATAAGTAATGGATATGGGAAACTCTAGCACAGAGTTTCCCATATCCTTATCCCACCTAAAACATTTAGCACAGGTCATCGTTATTCTTGCTTTTTCTCTGTGTTAACACTGCCAAAATCTGGATTTTAATTAGGTTTTAGACTTTATATTTTTCCGTATCTTCAATTCTGACTCGAATCGACAATTGGTATAAAAAAATAGATTTTTAGGACTTTTTTATTGCTATCCAATAAAGTAAAATGGCATCAAAAACGGAATGAGCAATTATGGCTGATAAAATCCCGTATTTTTCGAAAAGAATTCCTAAAACGGCTATAAAAAAAATCATTACAAATCCATATACGCTTATTCTCCAATTCCACGGATTGAGGTAACCGTGAATTAAAACAAAAAGCACTGCGGTCACCCAAAGTCCCAACAATGGCTGAATACCAGCCCTAAACAAGAGTTCCTCTCCCACTCCAGCACACATTGAAATAAAAACAATTCCTTTTATTGTCCATGGCCAGGTATTGATGAGTGCATTGTATTTTTGCTTCTCTATTCTAAAAAAAGGGGCATTGATGATTTTTAGGGCTATAAAAGCACCAATAATTCCTGAGACTAATCCTGAAATCAATTGCACAAATAGGGACCGATGCCCCTCAAACAGCTCCATCAAAGTGATTTCTTGAAAGAAATACACCAAGGAGAGTCCAGCCAAACCAAAGCCTAAAAGGGTGATCCACCCCAGCATTGC
Protein-coding sequences here:
- a CDS encoding CPBP family intramembrane glutamic endopeptidase yields the protein MNKKMAMLGWITLLGFGLAGLSLVYFFQEITLMELFEGHRSLFVQLISGLVSGIIGAFIALKIINAPFFRIEKQKYNALINTWPWTIKGIVFISMCAGVGEELLFRAGIQPLLGLWVTAVLFVLIHGYLNPWNWRISVYGFVMIFFIAVLGILFEKYGILSAIIAHSVFDAILLYWIAIKKS